The Thunnus albacares chromosome 13, fThuAlb1.1, whole genome shotgun sequence genome segment GTTGTAAAAATCTGGATCATCAGCAGCAGTTATTCACCGTTTACTGAATCATATGACAGCACAGAGTTTAACAAGTCTCTTTATAAATAAACCTTGGTTGCACAGAGTGCATGTAAGTTGGACAAACCATCCCACGGTATCTCAAAATTACTGTCATATTCTTCAGAAAACAATATGAGAATATGTACGATGGGAGTGTCAGTCACTGAAATCTGTTGCCATCTGTTCAACAACATATTCTGAACATTTCCAAACTTAAATGAGGAATTTATTGAACCTCGGAAGCTCTGACACTCCattcattttccaaaaatatgaaaaactggCACATCTAAAATTTCCTAGTCGAGGACAAATTacttttcacttgtttatttggttCACATCACAATAGAAAAAACACTTGTGCATTTTGGCACAGACCCCATTTCAGAGCGTTTGAAGTATACAGGTTCAATTTGGTCATATTTACAAGGGCAGAGTTAATATACAGCTGGGATTTGGACCCAATTACTTAGGAACCTATCACTGTTCTTATCCCATGGTTCTAGATACATGGACCAATTACAAGTATATAgttaaaactgatttaaacCACATTACATACAATATGAAACttcacaaaacactttttctgGCAATCATTGATTCACTATTAAGAACATACACTAGGTGGCAATAAGGAGACATTATTGATTACAAACAGTCTTAACTTAAAAGGCATTTTAAGCTGAAGTCATATTAAGTCCATTTGGTGTCACAGTGTTGAGTGTGTATGTCTAAAACATTTCTCCCTGGCCAGTATCTTCAGAACTCTCCATACATTGTTCAGACTTTGCACACTGGTTGAGAAACACTGAGCATTTGGGAACCTACCTGTGTATGTCAGCCTATCAGGAACCTGCATGGTGTAAGCAGGTGGGGGATCCATGGgctgctctccctcctcctccagccaCTGCCGTCCAGTGCCGACACTCAGACGCTCAGGGACACGCATGTTTTTGTTGATGGCCTCCATGAAGGCCGGATCACGGACAGGGACCTGGGACATCTCCCTTGGGTACAGAGTGAATACCGTCATCATGTGAACACACCTGTACAAAGTTATATTTCTAGTTTAAGCATCTTGGTGAGAAGTCTTGTGTATATTTTACTTAAATTATAAAGCATCCttcttatttgtgttttcatcttgGTTTTACATGCTTTTAACGGCTAAGGAACATTGTGATGCAAAAAGATTTCAAATGTACATACACAAGTTACTGCGAAAGTATAGAAGTATCTTCTGTTGTACATTCATTACAAGAGACTTAGTACCAATTTGCATAGAGAGGGTTCATTTCTCcttgacttttaaaaatataaggGTTGTATAGATTCCATGCAGTCCAGAAAAGTGCAGTTTGCAGCATTCTCATATACTGTGATTGTTGTTACAGTAAGGTTGCAGGAAGGTTGCTGGGGAAAACGTTCCACCGTTGTATATTGAGGTCAGATGGATACATATGCTTGCTTGATGTTTAAGACTATGGTATTGATATTAATTTCATACAttagttttaaaaaacactatGTTCGAGTTTTCACAATCGATCATTTTCTTTCCCCTAGTTCGAAAATACCCTGACTGACGACAGAAACATTTAGTGAGAGTTTTGGAAGCTACAATGCAGTAAAATGTCACTCATCATTCACAGTTTAACATGACAATTGGACTTGGTTTCACTGCTCCTTTACTGAGCTGATGATTACTTTACACATCCTGGCTAGCACGAAAGAATGTGTTTGTATCCTTGAGAATGTACCATCCCATTCAATTTCAAAATGTACACAGCATTGTTTACATGCAAAGAAAGCACTTAGTGTAACCCCATCTAGCCAAGAAGCTAACTAGTTGCTAGCAACAGGTTGCTGACAGTAGCGAACAAGAGGTCAAATTTCATAACTCACGACAGGACACAATACTATGGCAAGTAACAGCAAGTATATTACGTTTAAAAGCAAAGTAGGAGGTAAAGTATCTCTGTATGACAAACCTTAATTAAGGAGCACAAAGTGAGTTTGTCACAGTGTCAAACTAACTGAAagaatttgttgttttgctaACATGCTTCGTGCAACTAAGCTTGCTAACAAGGTCAGTACTTCCGGTCCCAATCCTTCAGAATAAAAAAGGCATCATCTCCATAAAAcgtattattatattttttttaacaatgtagAACAAAAACATTCGCACACTGAATGTTAATATCAAATGGATGGTCCCCTTTATTGTTATGTATTAATACAGTATGGATACAGAGTATATGGACAGTATAGGTGTAGTATAGAGATCATTGGATGAAAGTGATTTTCATGTGGAGGTGGACGTTTTAAGCAcggaaacaattaaaaaaactgCACGTTAGCTGCACACACGCGCATGCGCGCGCACacggcgagagagagagagagagagacagagagacagagagagagagagagagagagagagagagagagagagagagagagagtacaatataaaataaaaacaatactttAAATAGGTGCTGAAATGAACCCAACAgtctattttcctttttctctaacaaacacacaaaattaacCAGTAATTACATAAATTCCCTGTACATAATACACTGACAAAATATATCTTATAGGGAACATTAATATTATTTAGACCTTTTGAACCAAAACAATACCTTAAAGTATTCTTCCACCCAAAATCTGtccatttaacatttttcactttaagAGCAcaattgtttttcttcagtgtttAAAGCTTTGATGTTAACTGTAGGGTGGATTAAATTAAAGAAACACCTTAGGTTATTATGCACTgtaacaacaagaaaaactgttgattgtttctgatttattgtttagtctataaatgtcagaaatgagTTTCTGAGAGCCAAAACCCAAACCCAAAGGtattcagtttataataataaaaaaacttgAGAATATTGGTTGATTTTCAAATTTAAGGTTTTGGAACAAGTAAAtgttttttacttgataaatgactaaaCTAATTAGTTATCGAAAATTGTAATGTTAAAAGCCTCATTATGTTAGTATTAACTACAGGACTTGGATAGTATTTTACTCAATGGTGTTCCTGTTATCTTGGCCATCCCCTGTGCATGGGACACAGTGTTTTATGACAAGGCTACAGGCTGGTTACTTTGACATAACAGAGGTGTCATAgtggtttgattgacaggaagtCACAGGTTTGATCTCAATAAAGAAGACAACTCTGTGCTCTATTTCTGAGGTTACATCGTAGCTTGCAGTGTAGTAAACTATACAGTGGTAGACACTGCAGAAACTCCATAATATAAATATGCTATATTATCactgcaagatttttttttaaaaagtttgccTTAGAGCGGCAGTAAAGCGGCAGCGCAGGGGAGGATATAAAAAGCTGGACATCCTCAGTGGTCACTCTGGAATCTATTCTGGAGCTGGTATGGCAGTGGTCTGGCTAGACCTGCACAAGTCTGCTATTTGTAAAGAAGGATGAAGTACAAAATTTCACCAACACAGCTTTGTctgaaaaatgtgtataaatattCAAGTTTGATATTAattgaagtttttaaaaaggccAAGGTGAAAGTACTACAAGAGCGtagaacatttatatttaaatatacaatacatCAATTTTGGTGGAAGATCtaaatcagtgttttttgtgaACATACAGATTTAAATCAATCacttaatatttaaaaagaaaatacatttctttttgcAATATGATGGAACAAAGGCCCATGTGAAATAGTTGCAGGCTGTAGAAAAGGCAGTCAATAACTTAGAATTCAATAGAATAGAATACAAATATAAGCCACGGGCGGAAAGCTGTAAATGCATCTCATCAGATATGGTGAGATAAAACTCCACTAATAAGCAACAAAGATGTAACCCTCTGaaagatataaacaaaagttGGAGACACTCATCATTTCTGAAGAATAtactgaaaatgtgacttttgaGGGATGTGAGGAATAGTCTAACGGGAATGGAACTAGCAACCATGGCAGTGTTGGTGCCTTGATCTCAACTACATACAGTAAGAGCACAGACACAATTTGTGTCACTGTAGAATAGTATTTGCTCTTCAGTCACACACAACCATTACACATAAATAAGAATATCACTGTAAAGTTGCACCAATAGTGAAATACAGCCAAACCACACTGCTTTGCATTATTGTAATAAATAATGTGTCGTGTATACCTTATATCATGGCTAACCATTCTGCAAACCATgctactgttttacagttttggATGTATTTCCTTGCCATCCCATGCATTTCTGTATGATATGAAAATCTATCAGCAAAGTCTTGAAACTTGTCAGGTCTGCATAAAATTaagttacattatcattgtATGGTAATGCAACAAATTTAAACCTGTACAGTTTGCATATCAAAATGACcagcaaaaatgtaaagtaCACAATGattctaaaacaaacaaaaaaaaaacgtatgGTCCTTAATAACACAAGACAACACCTCCCCTCTGAATGACACTCCATAAGTATTTACCCAACCTAATTAATGGTATAATGCACgttctcttctcctccatccACAAGAAGTGATTCATCAAAACATGAGAGTGAAAAATATCCCACTTTCTCCTAAACTGAAGAAACCAAACACTACATCAAGAGAATCCTGCCGAACCTCTTCCTTACAGTTGGCCTCATGTTATAAGTATGACTGAGTCcttcaaacttttaaaactttgtATACATTTGTGTCTTTTCACCAGTCAGAGCCAACttattttgaagttttttgaggcatgcatgaatgtgtatgtctacatcatcatcatctttcaGAGCCAGGCTTCTCCCTAAATCCTGGACCAGTGACCCCTGGAGTGCTGCAGAACTTTGATGCTGATTTGTGCCCAAGTGTATCTGGGACTTCTCCAGTGCCAGTGTTGAATGAGCAGCAACTTTCTGAGCCAGGCTTCTcccttaacagactaaactttgttaacaccAGGCATGATGGCTCGATGAATAACTTTCCGCTACTGGACTGTGGAAACCTTGataggtccagtgtctctctcacaaaacctgctgctgacaccactgtgtgttggaaccctgcagtgaggaggtagaggttattcaaaaccttccaaactgtcaatcatgcaaaagtcttatGGGACCCGAAGCTGAAACTGAGGGGGCTCTTTGGTGGACATTTTAATATCAGAAGCATTACTGATaaagagcaatcagctaactcatcttgtgtctgactcaaatctggactgtctctgtctgactgaaacatggttgaaacaaacaactcctgtGAATGTGTTCACATTGCCCGGATGTTTCAGAAGAtacagacctgatggaagaggaggaggtgtgcttttttatgtgagagacaacatcaaatgtgaacatgtggTTTACAATGCGGATAACAtgttagaatatgttgggataaaaataatgttatcccaacaaatgtcttAACATCATAGGTCTCTATAAGCCCCCTTCTGCAGATGgcactttctatgatcaactcacagaagtcttgaaagagtgcaagtaaaaaagaattattacttatggcTGATTTTAAggtgaactgggaggataaaactaagaggaaaaaactaaaaatgatcacagagaaattccgactagaacaactagtaaaaggctcaactaggattgcaaaatgctccagtacacaaattgatctgatatttactaacaaaccagaaagaataactaaaagttataatttaatcactggttTATCAGATCATAGCCTGACCCTATGTgtgagaaaactgactaaaaatagatttaggaCCATggcaactaagacaatgatccttcagTGCATAtccagagctaagcaagaagaatttgtcattgaaattaacagcttgaatTGGGATGATGAACTGTCCTCTGATGAcctggactatggctgtgatacttttactcacagaatcaactctgtgagggagaaatttaatgtgaggatacagataaaatctaaaataaaaatttacaaTGGTTTAATGAAAACTTGTGGAAACcaatgaaatctagagatgctgcactaaggaaggcaatttAAACTAGAATCTAAACTGActtgctgatttataaaggtttaaggaatAAAGTaatccaagagctaagagaagctaaatctaGTTTTTACCTCAATAtattgaatgaggcaaaaggcaacagtaaattgatctggaaaaacattgattatctcataaggagggacccaaaatctctttctgttgcttctgtctgtaatatttttttcttgagtctgtatatgagttaGGAAAACAATTATGAATAGGAAActgagttacaagtaaacaaaatcaccagctccttaaaaagctccaaaagtagaggtgctttccaatttgacaccgtttgttaaatcacacaaagatattgtaactccccctattgctcatttaattaacttgtcttttaaacacagctcctttcctgatgactggaaatgtgccattgtcatacctatttttaaatctggagaccgccttgaagccagtaactgCAGACtaataagtatactgccagtactctcaaaggttgctgagaaagttgtcattaaacaactgacaacatttcttaatacaagcaattttggtctacattgtatgcaatttggctttagagcaaatcattccaccttgcacttaatagagcaaattaaatcaagacttgataacggaggagtagttggtgctatatttttagatctgcataAATCATTCAACACAGTCAATGATGATGTTTAATATCGAAACtttctaaatttaacttctcatctagagcgCTGGCATGGATGTCCTCATCCttatctaataggatacaatgtgttaaagtttgtgacacactgtccagtaacaagAAGTGCAAAATAAGTATTCCACAGGGCTCAATGTTtggtcccctattatttagcatatatattaatgatctctcTCAACAGTGTCCTGATGTAGAACTGCAagtgtatgcagatgacactgttgtgtacacacatgcaaaaacagctgagttagctgctgctaagctaacaattgcattggaaaagatcacacattggcttgatcaatcatgtctgagtctaaatgtaaacaagacaaaggttatgtttttctctaaaaccatggcacaacctcctaatgctgatattctcGTCAGAGGTGAAAGGACTGAtatagtcactgattttaaatatcttggtgtgacactggatctaaatttgaactttaaaaaacatgttaaaaaaaacagttaaaaccataaagtgcAATTTAGTGAATTTTAGACATTAgaaactctctctctttggatgcagccaagatatttatacatgctatgattctttcccatatgtcttattgcatcacatgttgggggcaggctaaagaaacagccataaaacctcttgagttcttatacaaacaaactctaaaaactctgaacaaaaagccaatgcatttccatcactgtagggtactggagaaatacaattcaccgagctttgagaattttagattactCTCAAATTTGTGcgtagtttataaaattttaaatggtttggcccctcctccactatgtgactttgtgtatactcactcagtaagttctattagatcctccagaatatcctcaTCCTCAGGATGTCTCAGACACATTTTGAAGGGGCACTGCAGCTCATCTAACtaaaaagcaaggaatctctgtctgtctgtgtgtcctttgcatatcttgaGAACTATTCATCCAATCGACTTCACACTTCACACTTGACTGTACTGCTGGAGACTCAAGGATGTGCAGTGTCGAATTaggtgcaatttggacatgcaacaagtttaatattaaacttggaataaacaagcaaacagcaaCTGCTCAGCTCCATGTCTGAGTGCAgtgggggctgtttgatataaacactgtcacatcacagcggGGCAtggcttctgggctctgactcaacttcacacttggcgggtgtaCTGCTGAgaacccaaggaagtgcagtgttgagtCTGAAATTGTTTGGGACACGTGACACGTTTAATAAAGTTTGAATAAACAAGCCAACAGCGAGcagctcagctctgtgtctggGTGCAGCAGGGACTGTTTCATCATCACAGTGgggtggggcttctgggctctgacacGCATATGTATGCAGTTCTCAAGAACTAATACTAACTAATAAGCAATCGGCCCATTCcgaacaggcatgttttgaatgggcactgcactagtatctcttaaatgtaatattctaTGGTAACCAAATTCAGCAAAGCTGAATGGGGATACTGAACACATCTgtagcatttgatacaatttaAGCTGTAGGTGGCGCtacaagatttttaaaaaaatattactgCAGAGTTCTGCCTTTTCAGCaatgttttgtgatttatttcagcTGCCGGCATTCACAGCATTTTCCgtgtaaatatattttctagTTACACTTGTCCTACATTTTGCAGCAGTACTAATTGTTCCATATTTTATGACACTGCCAGGAAAGTCACTTAAAGAGAAGGCTGGGATTTTAGGAGATGAAGGATTTGtgaatgtaataaaaatagATTGATTCTTCTCATTGTGTCAGACTGCTTCCTAAATGCactcatgttttcatgttgagCAGGAGTTTAATACTGCTGTTCAgctttgggggggggggcagaattATGTATTTACACTTGCATTGCAAttactgattatttttaattaatttttctatgtaccaacaaaacaaaaatattccatttccaattatataaaacagagttAAGCATCAAAtcaagctggaaccagaaagcCTTTGaaatttttgcttaataaatgatCTAAATGATAAACTGATTACCAAAACTGCTGTTGAATAATGTTCTATCTATTGACTAATAATTTAAGAATTAGATGTATATACCCAGACTCACAAATGCACAGGAATTGGGAAGTTTGGCTAGAAAAATATCCCTGGTTGTAACTTATTAATACTAAGCTACAGCCATAAACCACAGCAGGAAAAAGGCCTGTACAGAGTAGATATAAGTTTGGTCCACAGGTTGATGGCAAGACTGGTGATCATAGTAAGGTAGCAGACATTTGGCAACAAGTAAACATGCCTCTGTATGGCATAGCACAGAGGTAATTATTATTAAGAACATGGTGACCTCATGAGAAACAGTCTATACACGTTTGTACCCGAAGCACTAAACAGAGTGCAGTACTTGGCTccacattgtttttctttcctctctgtcatcACCATGGCGATGACCATGGCAGACATCCCTTTTTTCccaaagatttttttcaatgatAAAATATAGTTTCAGGCTGTCCTGTCTGAGGCTCATGAGAACGAAACCATCCACACAGCACAAGAGAGGAATCTGTCTGGCTGGAGGAGCTTGCAAACACTAAACAGTGAGCATGTGAAAAAGAAGGACAAATTCAGGGATTTGCTCACACAGCAAGTGAACAACAGCTGGTGTACAGAGGTCAAAACCTCACAACAATTGAGATACAGTCAATAGCACAAGTATTACAAAAGTGAAGTGAGCTTAGCCTTGTTTGCAGTTGAAAATGTAAAGTGGAATACAGATTTAGTATTAGAAGATGAGTTTGAGCCTTACTGGCTATTGATTGGACTGGTCTTTCCTTTAGAgatgctcttttttttatctcactTAAACATTGATCTGTGAAAACCAAACTTATAAACACCGATAAAACCAAGAGAACATCCACGTAAATGACAACTTTGGCTTAGAGTCCCAATACATCCACTATCAACGATGTATGTACAGTTTAAAGAGTCATACTATATGCACAGCACTATAATCACAGTATAAGCACCACATTCAGAGAGCAGTGAATAAACTGatggataaaaaataataaagtgccAGCCAGTCACACTGACTGTCCAGCCCAGCTGCAGCATGGCGCTCCAAACTCACAGTGCCATGCTGGCTGCTTTTCTAGCTGCTACAAGGGCCAGAGACAGATTAGTAGGTGTCCTGCTTGCCCAGTCCTCTCCATGTACTTTGATGTACATTTTGTCCCCCCACTGTGGCTGCACTAGGGACAATGTCTGCCATCCAGAGctgaccaaaacaaaataaaaaccaaagaaaTGAAGTATCGAAAAAGGTGTTTAGGGTAAACTATGTATGAACAATACTCCTGGCACCTGGCTTTAGGTTGCAGCTATGAGTGAAACAAAGGTATTATACAGTGCAGAAAAAGGGGTGGAGAAACAATGTGGGTTTAAGCAGCTAGCACCCAGCAGCACCAAGTCAGGCAGAAACTGCCAGCTCCTTCAGACACAGTGGGGGAACAACTGCCATGGCAGCAtgatatttgtttcatttctccGTTATGATCTCCTCATATTTGGGTGGAGGGTCACTGTATGTAGGAGCTGAGGTCTCATCACCACTGCTTTCCAGGTGTCCTGTCACCTCTTCATATGATGGAGGCGGCGTGGCACCGGACAGCCGTGAAGCCACTGACAGGGATGAATCCTGAACATAGAGAGCACGAGTGTTCTGCTGGTGAAGGCCATGGGAGTCTAACTGGGAACCTCCCCCTCTTTCAGCACCACTCACTACCACAGTGGGATGTGAGCTAGACTCCTGGTGCAAGCTCTCGGTGTGTGCAGCCATTTCCCGGTGAACCAGAATGCGTGGTAGGCTCCGGGTGCTGCGGTTGTTGGCCAAGTAGCGGTTCTGGGTGTAGGCTGGCCGTCGACGTGTGGCCTTCTGAAGCTGACACCTCCAAAGGAGAAAGAGGCCAATGATAATGAGCAGGGCCACCCCCAGCAGGGGAACCATCATGTAGACGGTGTCGGCACGCTCAGAGTGCCCCTCGTTGTTGCTGCTCACTGTGTAGACACTGCGAGTTTTCCAAAACTCCATCTGGGAGTgacaaaaaagatattttacattttgcttcattcaattataaatatataattattatcataattagaaagactaaaactgaaactgacactATGCTCAGGGTAGGAGAGAAATGTGATTACTGATCTGCTCCTTTTATTCATGGAttttacagtaaccaggttGCCACACTGCATGTAAACGTACTGGCGGTTTTATTACCAGTTATCTGACTATATATGACAATAAAGTAATAATGCTCTCACATAGATACAAACTCAACTCCCACAATGACTACACTAATATCGTGCTACCACAATAATCGTTGAAGAAATTCTCTTACTGTGGTGTCACCAGCCTGTGTACTGTGATTGTAAAACACCAGCTCACCGTTCTCTCTTTGTTCTCAAACACTTCATTGGCTTCTTCGAAGCTGCAGCTCTCCTCACCACACTCCCTCTCAATGTTCCCTTGTTTTAACTCCTCCAGGAAGCCATTGGCTCGAGGGAAACGCTTCAGGACAGAGTGCGCACCTTTACCATCAAGGAATGCTGCAAAACAGAGGtgaaataaaatccaaactTCCGCCATCCATTCAAGGGTTACTCAACGGTCACATGGGACATTTGGCCTTCAACACATTCACAGAA includes the following:
- the LOC122996163 gene encoding transmembrane gamma-carboxyglutamic acid protein 3, with the protein product MAAAFLDGKGAHSVLKRFPRANGFLEELKQGNIERECGEESCSFEEANEVFENKERTMEFWKTRSVYTVSSNNEGHSERADTVYMMVPLLGVALLIIIGLFLLWRCQLQKATRRRPAYTQNRYLANNRSTRSLPRILVHREMAAHTESLHQESSSHPTVVVSGAERGGGSQLDSHGLHQQNTRALYVQDSSLSVASRLSGATPPPSYEEVTGHLESSGDETSAPTYSDPPPKYEEIITEK